Genomic DNA from Marinobacter sp. MDS2:
AAAGTTCTGATCGCAAACCGCGGTGAAATCGCCCTGCGTATACTCCGCGCCTGCAAAGAGCTAGGCATTAAAACCGTGGCGGTTCACTCTCAGGTAGACCGCGACCTGATGCACGTTCGCCTGGCAAATGAAACGGTCTGCATCGGCCCCAACAGCCCGACAGACAGTTACCTCAACATCCCGGCGATTATCAGTGCTGCGGAAGTGACAGACGCTGTCGGCATTCACCCCGGCTACGGCTTTCTGGCAGAAAACGCCGACTTCGCGGAACAAGTCGAGAAAAGCGGATTCCGCTTCATCGGCCCCAGTGCTGAAACCATCCGTTTGATGGGCAACAAAGTCTCCGCCATTGAAGCCATGAAGAAAGCCGGCGTACCCACCGTTCCCGGGTCAGACGGCCCGCTCACGGATGACGATGAGCGCACGCTGCAAGTGGCCCGTAACATTGGCTATCCGGTCATGATCAAAGCCGCTTCCGGCGGTGGTGGTCGTGGTATGCAGGTTGTTCACTCCGAGGCTGCCCTTCTGAAAGCGGTCCAGATCACCCAGACGGAAGCGAAAAACGCCTTCGGCGACCCCACCGTCTATCTGGAAAAGTTTCTGGAAAAGCCTCGCCATGTGGAAGTCCAAATTCTGGCAGATATGCACGGCAACGTGATTCACCTGGGTGACCGGGACTGCTCACTGCAGCGTCGAAACCAGAAAGTCATCGAGGAAGCGCCCGCCCCGAACCTGAACCCGGAATCCCGGGAGCGCACCCTCAAAGCCTGTGTCGATGCCTGTAAGGAAATTGGCTATGTAGGTGCTGGCACCTTTGAGTTCCTGTATCAGGACGGCGAGTTCTACTTCATCGAAATGAACACCCGAGTGCAGGTAGAGCACCCGGTCTCCGAAATGGTCACAGGCGTCGATATTGTCCGCGAACAGCTGCGCATCGCGAGCGGTCTGCCACTGGAATACAGCCAGGACGAAATCAAGATTTCCGGGCACGCGATGGAATGTCGGGTCAACGCCGAAGATCCGAAAACCTTTGCGCCCAGCCCAGGCAAGATCAAGCATTTCCATGCTCCCGGCGGAAACGGTGTGCGAGTCGATTCGCACCTGTACAGCGGTTACACCGTACCTCCGTACTACGATTCTCTGGTGGCCAAACTGATCACCTGGGGTGCAGACAGAGACATCGCACGCAGGCGCATGAAGAACGCATTGGACGAAATGTTGGTCGAGGGCATCAAGACCAATCAGCCGCTGCATCGAAAACTGGTGCGCGATGGAGGTTTTAAACAGGTAGACTTCACCATTCACTACCTCGAAAAACTGATACAGGATTGACCATGCCCTGGATACAACTCCAGATTCCAGCTGATCCGGACACTGCGGATCAGCTGGAAGACCTGCTAATGGAAATGGGCTCGGATGCCGTTTCCATGGAAGATGCCGCCGACCAACCCCTCTACGAACCCGATCCCGGCACAACCCCCTTGTGGAGCCAAACCACCGTCACCGGTCTGTTTCAATCAGATCGTGATATCGAGCAGCTGTGCTCTGATATCCGGGATGCCTGGCATCAGCAAACCCAGCAAACGCTGGCAGAGATTGATGTCACCCTGGTCGAAGACAAGGATTGGGAGCGGGCCTGGATGGATGACTTCCATCCATTGCGCTTTGGCGAGCGGCTCTGGATTGTTCCCAGCTGGCACGAAGCCCCCGACCCGGACGCCGCCAACCTGCTGCTGGACCCGGGCCTGGCGTTCGGCACCGGCACCCATCCTACGACAGCCCTCTGCCTGCAGTGGCTGGACGGACAGGACGTTGATGGCAAACAAGTAATCGACTACGGCTGCGGCTCTGGCATTCTCGGACTTGCCGCTCTGCTCCTCGGCGCCAAGCACGTGATCGGTGTAGACACCGACCCTCAGGCGCTGGAAGCCAGTCGCGAAAATGCCCGGCGCAACGGCGTTGATGACGACCGGCTTGACCTCTACCTGCCCGGCAGCGATCCCGACACTCAGGCCGATGTCATGCTCGCCAACATTCTGGCCCAGCCATTGATTGGACTGGCACCTCGCTTGGCCACGCTGACTCGCCCCGGAGGCAGCCTTGTCCTATCCGGCATTCTGTCGAACCAGGCCAGAGAAGTGATGGAGGCCTACGAACCTTGGTTTATCATGGACGAACCCGAACAGAAAGAAGAGTGGATACGCCTCACAGGACGGCGCAAGGGCGAGTGACGAATCAAACGTATACGTCTAAACTGCGTGGTTCCTAGCAACCACGCAGTGACTAAGCGTTCAGGATAACAGCATGACCCAGAGCAGCCTGCAAACACAGTGCCCAGAGTGCGCGACCCGTTTTCGGGTAACTGACGAGCAGCTCAGTGTTGCCGGAGGCAAAGTCCGTTGCGGCAACTGCATGGCCATTTTTAATGCGAATGAACACCGGATAGACCTTCCCGGTGACACTACAACACAGCCCCCTCATACCGACCCTGAACCCTCGCCATCTGAAAATTCCAGCCGTGACGACAAGCGCAGCAGCGTCATCGAAGACGACTTCGTTTTCGTCGACAATCCAGAGGAAGATGCCGAAGAAGAGCTCTACGCGGGTGACAAACTGACATTTTCCGAAGACGAGCTAAGCGAAAGCTTTCTCTCGGTTGACAACCGTCACAACGAAAGTTTCTCTGAAGACCACCAAGACACGATCAACTCAAATGTCGATGAGAGCTGGGCAGAAGCCATGCTTTCCGATGACCGCCCGACGGCGCCCGAGAAGCCCCCACATGAGCCTGAGCCTGAGCCTGAGCCTGAGCCTGAAACAGCATCTTCCAGCACGGGTGCCGTGATCGAGGACGAGTCACGAACGGGTAACGCCGCCCCCTTAAGCGAAGACACCGACCAGCCGGACGACCCGCTTATTAACCGGACTCGACCGGAGCCACAAACCGCGGCCTTGTACCAGGAGTTGCGACGAGACCCTGTATCGGTCGGTCGTGGTGGCAGTCGCCTTCGAACGATCCTGTGGGGTCTGGTGACACTCGCGCTGTTCGGGCTCTTGGTGGCACAGGCTACCTGGTTCCAGTTTGACCGCTTATCCGCCATTCCCCAGCTGCGCCCCTTTTACGAGAAAGGCTGCGAACTGGCCGGTTGCAAACTCCAGCCTCTGGTGAATGTCGATGCCATACAAAGCCGCAAACTGGTGGTTCGCACCGCCCCGGACAACCGCAACCAGCTGATTGTCGATGCAGTGATCATTAATCGCGCCAACTTCGAGCAGCCCTTCCCGTCTATTGCCCTGACCTTTTCCAACTTGAATGGGGATGTGGTGGCTCAAAGTGTGTTCAGCCCTGACGAGTATATCGCGGGCGACGGAGAGGCACTGGAGAACATGCCGCCGGATACCCCGGTCAAGATTGCCATCCGGATTCGCGACCCGGGACGGGACGCGGTCAACTACAACCTGCTCTTCCGTCCGTAGATACCTAGAGCCTTAACAACGGCCTACAGTCGGTAGAGCAAAAGTCAACCAGACAGAGCGAAAAATAATCAACTTTTTCGCTCATTTATCCCTTCAATCAAACTGCCCCCGGCGGTATCATTACCGCCCTTCGGGAAACAGTCGATCAGATTTTGAGCAACGACTGAAATCCGAACCTTGCTAAACCCGCTGTGACACGGACTCAGATCATGCTGCCAACGGCAAAAATCGGGCCGTACACCCTGCCCAACCCATTGATAGTTGCACCCATGGCCGGTGTAACAGATCGCCCGTTTCGGCTGCTGTGTCGAAGAATGGGCGCCGGTTTGGCGGTATCGGAAATGGTCATAGCGGATAGCAAGCTCTGGCATACGCGCAAATCACGTACCCGGATGAATCATCAGGGCGAACCCGAACCCCGGTCAGTGCAAATTGCCGGCGGCGACCCAGACATGCTGGCCGATGCCGCGCGGCAAAACGCCGAGTTTGGTGCCCAGATCATCGACATCAACATGGGGTGTCCTGCCAAAAAAGTCTGCAACAAGGCCGCTGGTTCGGCCCTGATGAAAGACGAAAAGCTGGTTCAGGACATTCTGCATGCGGTGGTCAATGCCGTCGATATACCGGTGACACTGAAAATGCGCACAGGTTGGGATCGCGACAACCGTAACGCCAAAACAATTGCAAAAATGGCAGAAGACGCAGGCATTCAGGCCCTCGCTGTCCACGGCCGCACAAGAGCCGACAAATATCTGGGCGACGCCGAATACGACACCATTGCCGAAGTGAAGGCCAGCGTTGGCATTCCGGTGTTTGCCAATGGCGACATCACGACACCAGAGAAAGCCCGGCACGTGCTGACCTATACCGGCGCTGACGGGTTGCTGATCGGCAGAGGCGCACAAGGCCGGCCATGGATTTTCCGGGAAATCCTGCACTTTCTGGAAACCGGCGAGCACCTTGCAGCACCGCCGCTGACGGAAGTGGAGCAGATTCTCCAGGAGCATCTCGCCGAACTGCACAGTTTCTACGGGGAAACGATGGGCGTGCGTATCGCCAGAAAACATGTGGGCTGGTATCTGCAGACCCACGACGAAAGCAAACAGTTCCGCAGTCGCTTCAACGGGATCGAAGACCCGCTGGAGCAAAAAGACAGCATCGCACAGTACTTTGCACGCTTACGAAATGGAGAGGTATTCGCAGCATGACCGCTGAGACTTTGGCACACGATAATCTGAGCACCCCGGCCAACGATGAATCACATCAGTTGCACACGGTAAACGGCAGCGGCAATAGCGTCACCCTGCGCGACAGCGTAGAAGTTGCTCTGAAGAACTACTTCGCGCAACTGGACGGAGCGCCCGTCACCGACGTATACCAACTGGTGCTTTCGGAAGTTGAAGCGCCCCTGCTCGAGCAGGTAATGAAGTACACCCGCAACAACCAGACCAAGGCTTCGACCATGCTTGGCCTGAACCGCGGAACCCTGCGCAAGAAACTGAAGCAATACGGTCTGCTATAATCAGACACGACCCACAAGGGCCTCCCGGATTCGTTCGCGAGGCCTTTGTTCTTTATATTCAGGCTACCCCGGCTTATCTGAACAGCGAAGAAACTGAACCATGGCAAACCAGGCTAACACCCCCGTCCGTCGCGCCCTGATCAGCGTGAGTGATAAAACCGGCATCGTCGATTTCGCACGAGCCCTGACCGAACGCGGCATTGAGCTGCTGTCCACCGGAGGCACCTTCCGGCTGCTGCAGGAAAACAAAGTACCGGTCACCGAAGTATCCGATTACACCGGTTTTCCGGAAATGATGGACGGCCGGGTAAAAACCCTGCATCCGAAGATTCACGGTGGCGTTCTGGGCCGTCGCGGCACTGACGACGCCATCATGGCGGAGCACGGTATTAATCCGATCGATATGGTTGTGGTCAACCTCTATCCATTCGAGGAAACCGTTGCTAAACCGGATTGCGACCTGGCCACCGCCATCGAGAACATCGACATCGGCGGGCCAACCATGGTTCGCGCCGCGGCTAAAAATCACAACGATGTCGCGATCGTCGTGAACGCGGCTGACTACAGTCGAGTACTGAAAGAACTCGAAGAGAACGACGGCGACCTGACCTACAACACCCGTTTCGACC
This window encodes:
- the fis gene encoding DNA-binding transcriptional regulator Fis, whose protein sequence is MTAETLAHDNLSTPANDESHQLHTVNGSGNSVTLRDSVEVALKNYFAQLDGAPVTDVYQLVLSEVEAPLLEQVMKYTRNNQTKASTMLGLNRGTLRKKLKQYGLL
- the accC gene encoding acetyl-CoA carboxylase biotin carboxylase subunit, translated to MAMLEKVLIANRGEIALRILRACKELGIKTVAVHSQVDRDLMHVRLANETVCIGPNSPTDSYLNIPAIISAAEVTDAVGIHPGYGFLAENADFAEQVEKSGFRFIGPSAETIRLMGNKVSAIEAMKKAGVPTVPGSDGPLTDDDERTLQVARNIGYPVMIKAASGGGGRGMQVVHSEAALLKAVQITQTEAKNAFGDPTVYLEKFLEKPRHVEVQILADMHGNVIHLGDRDCSLQRRNQKVIEEAPAPNLNPESRERTLKACVDACKEIGYVGAGTFEFLYQDGEFYFIEMNTRVQVEHPVSEMVTGVDIVREQLRIASGLPLEYSQDEIKISGHAMECRVNAEDPKTFAPSPGKIKHFHAPGGNGVRVDSHLYSGYTVPPYYDSLVAKLITWGADRDIARRRMKNALDEMLVEGIKTNQPLHRKLVRDGGFKQVDFTIHYLEKLIQD
- the dusB gene encoding tRNA dihydrouridine synthase DusB; this encodes MLPTAKIGPYTLPNPLIVAPMAGVTDRPFRLLCRRMGAGLAVSEMVIADSKLWHTRKSRTRMNHQGEPEPRSVQIAGGDPDMLADAARQNAEFGAQIIDINMGCPAKKVCNKAAGSALMKDEKLVQDILHAVVNAVDIPVTLKMRTGWDRDNRNAKTIAKMAEDAGIQALAVHGRTRADKYLGDAEYDTIAEVKASVGIPVFANGDITTPEKARHVLTYTGADGLLIGRGAQGRPWIFREILHFLETGEHLAAPPLTEVEQILQEHLAELHSFYGETMGVRIARKHVGWYLQTHDESKQFRSRFNGIEDPLEQKDSIAQYFARLRNGEVFAA
- the prmA gene encoding 50S ribosomal protein L11 methyltransferase encodes the protein MPWIQLQIPADPDTADQLEDLLMEMGSDAVSMEDAADQPLYEPDPGTTPLWSQTTVTGLFQSDRDIEQLCSDIRDAWHQQTQQTLAEIDVTLVEDKDWERAWMDDFHPLRFGERLWIVPSWHEAPDPDAANLLLDPGLAFGTGTHPTTALCLQWLDGQDVDGKQVIDYGCGSGILGLAALLLGAKHVIGVDTDPQALEASRENARRNGVDDDRLDLYLPGSDPDTQADVMLANILAQPLIGLAPRLATLTRPGGSLVLSGILSNQAREVMEAYEPWFIMDEPEQKEEWIRLTGRRKGE
- a CDS encoding DUF3426 domain-containing protein, which encodes MTQSSLQTQCPECATRFRVTDEQLSVAGGKVRCGNCMAIFNANEHRIDLPGDTTTQPPHTDPEPSPSENSSRDDKRSSVIEDDFVFVDNPEEDAEEELYAGDKLTFSEDELSESFLSVDNRHNESFSEDHQDTINSNVDESWAEAMLSDDRPTAPEKPPHEPEPEPEPEPETASSSTGAVIEDESRTGNAAPLSEDTDQPDDPLINRTRPEPQTAALYQELRRDPVSVGRGGSRLRTILWGLVTLALFGLLVAQATWFQFDRLSAIPQLRPFYEKGCELAGCKLQPLVNVDAIQSRKLVVRTAPDNRNQLIVDAVIINRANFEQPFPSIALTFSNLNGDVVAQSVFSPDEYIAGDGEALENMPPDTPVKIAIRIRDPGRDAVNYNLLFRP